From the Nodularia sp. NIES-3585 genome, one window contains:
- the folK gene encoding 2-amino-4-hydroxy-6-hydroxymethyldihydropteridine diphosphokinase, translating into MFKPASSLQVSGTGATDKASAIALGGNMGDSYGILAAAIETLAKTPGIKLAAKSSWYRTKAVGPPQPDYLNGCAILQVEMPPDLLLETLLATEQQFGRVRQQRWGARSLDLDLLLYDDFIIDTPHLQIPHPRMRERAFVLIPLAEIAPDWVEPISQRVIKDLVKEVDCSDVHLFKSN; encoded by the coding sequence TTGTTCAAACCAGCAAGTTCATTACAGGTATCTGGGACAGGTGCAACGGATAAAGCTAGTGCCATTGCCCTCGGTGGTAATATGGGCGACTCCTATGGGATTTTAGCAGCAGCTATAGAGACATTAGCCAAAACACCAGGAATTAAGTTAGCAGCTAAATCCAGTTGGTATAGAACTAAAGCTGTAGGTCCACCACAGCCAGATTATTTAAATGGTTGCGCCATATTGCAAGTAGAAATGCCACCAGATTTGTTATTAGAGACTTTATTGGCAACGGAACAACAATTTGGGCGGGTGCGTCAACAGCGCTGGGGTGCGCGATCGCTTGATTTAGATTTGCTGTTATATGATGACTTCATCATAGATACGCCCCACCTCCAAATTCCTCACCCCCGAATGCGAGAACGGGCTTTTGTCTTAATACCACTGGCAGAAATTGCCCCAGATTGGGTAGAGCCAATTTCCCAACGTGTGATTAAAGATTTAGTAAAAGAGGTAGACTGTTCTGATGTACATTTATTCAAGAGTAATTAA
- a CDS encoding NUDIX hydrolase produces the protein MPLGRELPQLLKQCLLYKGRKFNFEVNRLRLPNKAEGDWECIRHPGGALAVPVTDEGKLVLVRQYRFAIQGRILEFPAGTLERNEDPQETIQREIEEETGYSAQKWDKLGEFFLAPGYSDEIIYAFLARDLEKLENPPKQDEDEDIETVLMTPEELEKAILNGEAVDAKSITSFMLARPFLF, from the coding sequence ATGCCATTAGGTAGAGAATTACCACAGCTACTGAAACAATGCTTGCTCTATAAAGGGCGCAAATTTAATTTTGAAGTCAATCGCCTACGTTTACCTAACAAAGCTGAAGGAGATTGGGAATGTATTCGTCACCCTGGTGGAGCCTTAGCTGTGCCTGTGACGGACGAAGGTAAACTTGTACTTGTGCGCCAGTATCGTTTTGCCATTCAGGGCAGGATTTTGGAATTTCCCGCCGGGACTTTGGAACGCAATGAAGATCCCCAAGAAACAATACAGCGTGAAATTGAGGAAGAAACTGGTTATAGCGCTCAGAAATGGGACAAACTAGGTGAGTTTTTTCTGGCTCCCGGTTATTCTGATGAAATTATCTATGCTTTTTTGGCACGGGATTTGGAAAAGCTGGAAAACCCGCCCAAACAAGATGAAGATGAGGATATCGAAACTGTGTTGATGACTCCAGAAGAATTGGAGAAAGCTATTCTCAACGGCGAAGCTGTAGATGCTAAATCAATTACTAGTTTTATGCTAGCGCGTCCATTTTTGTTTTAA
- a CDS encoding aminotransferase class V-fold PLP-dependent enzyme, with amino-acid sequence MTIISAAQTKLHQHRSQFPALGNKIYFNYGGQGPMPQGAMNAITQTQADIQAAGPFGNQAYAQVSQAKQGLRDAIASELQAPAETITLTEDVTVGCNIAMWGINWQAGDHMLLSDCEHPGVIAASQEIARRFAVEVSTCPLQETLNVGDPVSVIAQHLRPKTRLVILSHVFWNTGQVLPLDKIVEVCRANNSLVLVDAAQSAGLLSLNLTALGADFYAFTGHKWLCGPEGVGGLYVRPEARENLQPTFIGLRGVVVDSQAQPVNWQPDGRRYEVSTSATPLYAGLTQAIAIHQQWGTSQERYQQICRNSEYLWRKLAQLPNVQCLRTSPPESGIVSFQLTQQEAQVHFKLVQFLESQKILTRTIADPDCIRATVHYLSLESEIDQLIEGVQKFGRC; translated from the coding sequence ATGACTATTATTTCGGCGGCACAAACTAAATTACATCAACATCGCTCACAATTTCCCGCTTTAGGGAATAAGATTTATTTTAATTATGGTGGGCAAGGGCCGATGCCTCAAGGGGCGATGAATGCCATTACTCAAACTCAAGCTGACATCCAAGCCGCTGGGCCTTTTGGTAATCAAGCCTATGCTCAAGTTTCTCAAGCAAAGCAAGGTCTGAGAGATGCGATCGCTTCTGAGTTGCAAGCACCAGCAGAAACCATTACTCTAACTGAAGATGTCACCGTTGGCTGCAATATTGCCATGTGGGGTATTAACTGGCAAGCTGGTGACCATATGCTGCTCTCCGACTGTGAACACCCTGGAGTAATTGCTGCATCCCAGGAAATTGCCCGCAGATTTGCCGTAGAAGTTAGCACCTGTCCCCTCCAGGAAACTTTAAATGTCGGCGATCCTGTCTCCGTAATTGCTCAACATTTACGCCCCAAGACTCGCCTAGTAATTTTAAGTCATGTCTTCTGGAATACAGGACAAGTTTTGCCACTTGACAAAATCGTAGAAGTATGCAGAGCTAATAATTCATTGGTTTTAGTCGATGCTGCCCAGTCTGCGGGTTTATTATCTTTAAATTTAACGGCATTAGGGGCAGATTTTTATGCCTTCACCGGTCATAAATGGTTATGTGGTCCTGAGGGTGTGGGTGGGTTATATGTCCGTCCCGAAGCCAGAGAAAATTTACAGCCGACATTTATCGGTTTACGTGGCGTTGTCGTAGATAGTCAAGCTCAACCTGTGAATTGGCAACCTGATGGACGAAGATATGAAGTATCAACATCAGCGACTCCATTATATGCTGGCTTAACACAGGCGATCGCTATCCATCAGCAATGGGGAACCTCACAAGAACGTTATCAGCAAATTTGCCGTAACAGTGAGTATCTCTGGCGAAAATTAGCGCAGTTACCTAACGTTCAATGTCTGCGAACATCTCCACCCGAAAGCGGTATAGTTTCCTTCCAACTCACCCAGCAAGAAGCGCAAGTCCATTTCAAATTGGTGCAGTTCTTAGAATCACAAAAGATATTAACGCGCACAATTGCTGATCCTGACTGTATCCGCGCCACTGTTCATTACTTAAGTTTAGAATCAGAAATTGACCAATTAATTGAGGGTGTACAAAAATTTGGGCGTTGCTGA
- a CDS encoding TM0106 family RecB-like putative nuclease gives MLINAEHLLQYQRCKRRPVLDTHGDKPQRDAPNELLLKLQQDKIAHRQSILTELSYYHKPNYPRGDWEAGQVATIELMQLGVEYIYRGVLLANYHDLADAENQDVFPSLEYTIVSRPDLFIKQPGQSCFGDWMYVPANIELGKRPKQEYQVVAAFHAQVLAKVQKITPEIAWLVLRTKDRDYAVDLSKWIPKMQSILWEFIQALELPEPPEVFISRQKCNLCHWYNQCYAIAQSQQHLSLLPGVTPVRYNQLQALSINTVESLAHTSPLILENLPGFSSTVAPKLIVQAQSVLQKRPFILPSSLPTEDLTFTAPVELYFDIEAQPDLDLDYLLGILVVDKQAKTEKFYSFLAEKPEEEELIWQQFLDLVWQYPEAPIYHFCVYELDTVKRLAKLYRTPHSSVRPVLNRFVDVYEQLTQSVALPIESYALKAIARWLGFEWREKEASGAKCIYWYDQWLETGDRTLLEVIQSYNEDDCRATRSVKDWLVQFVQNESSWRLF, from the coding sequence ATGTTAATCAATGCTGAACACCTACTGCAATATCAACGCTGTAAACGCCGACCTGTTTTAGATACTCACGGCGATAAACCTCAGCGTGATGCTCCCAATGAGTTGCTGCTCAAGTTACAACAAGATAAAATCGCTCATCGTCAGAGTATTTTGACAGAGTTAAGTTATTATCATAAACCAAATTACCCTCGTGGTGACTGGGAAGCAGGTCAAGTAGCCACTATAGAATTAATGCAGCTTGGGGTTGAGTACATTTATCGCGGAGTGCTGTTAGCCAATTATCACGATTTGGCAGACGCGGAAAATCAAGATGTTTTTCCCTCCCTGGAATACACTATTGTGAGTCGTCCCGATTTATTTATAAAACAGCCAGGACAGTCTTGTTTTGGGGATTGGATGTATGTGCCGGCAAATATAGAACTGGGTAAGCGTCCTAAGCAGGAATATCAAGTTGTGGCGGCGTTTCACGCTCAAGTATTGGCAAAGGTGCAGAAAATTACGCCGGAAATAGCTTGGCTGGTGTTGCGTACCAAAGATAGAGATTATGCAGTGGATTTATCCAAATGGATACCAAAAATGCAGAGCATTTTGTGGGAGTTTATCCAAGCATTAGAGTTACCAGAACCACCAGAAGTATTTATTTCCCGTCAGAAGTGTAATCTTTGCCATTGGTATAATCAATGTTATGCGATCGCGCAATCACAGCAACACCTTTCTTTGTTACCAGGAGTCACACCTGTTCGCTACAACCAACTCCAGGCTTTATCGATCAACACTGTGGAATCTCTGGCTCATACCAGCCCTCTGATTTTGGAAAACCTTCCTGGTTTCAGCAGCACAGTAGCACCCAAGTTGATAGTACAAGCCCAATCTGTACTGCAAAAAAGACCATTTATTTTACCTAGTTCGTTACCAACAGAGGATCTGACATTTACCGCTCCTGTAGAGCTTTATTTTGATATTGAAGCCCAGCCAGATTTGGATTTAGATTATTTATTGGGAATTTTGGTTGTTGATAAGCAAGCCAAGACAGAAAAGTTTTATTCCTTTTTAGCCGAAAAACCAGAAGAAGAAGAATTAATTTGGCAACAATTTTTAGATTTGGTTTGGCAATATCCCGAAGCGCCAATTTATCATTTTTGTGTGTATGAATTGGATACAGTCAAACGGCTGGCGAAACTTTACCGCACTCCCCATTCTTCTGTGCGTCCTGTATTAAATCGGTTTGTGGATGTATATGAACAATTAACTCAAAGCGTCGCCTTACCCATAGAAAGCTATGCCTTGAAAGCGATCGCTCGGTGGTTGGGCTTTGAGTGGCGAGAAAAAGAAGCTAGTGGTGCTAAGTGTATTTACTGGTATGACCAGTGGTTAGAAACAGGCGATCGCACCTTGCTAGAAGTTATTCAAAGTTACAACGAAGATGATTGTCGGGCTACTCGTAGTGTCAAGGATTGGCTAGTGCAATTTGTGCAAAATGAATCTAGTTGGCGACTATTTTAA
- a CDS encoding alpha/beta fold hydrolase, which translates to MANTVKITISPTQFYTWQNYRCAYEVYQPANSTNEGLPLLLIHPIGVGLSRQFWQRFRSQWYRKGDQNSIYNPDLLGCGESDMPHVAYNPQDWAEQLDYFLQTVVKKSVVIVVQGALLPVAIELVQRQSNLIAGMILAGPPAWPVITKNSSALQQKIAWNLFNSPLGNAFYRYARTKKFLRSFSIRQLFGSENAVDKEWLDMLVAGAENPESRHAVFSFLAGFWRQDYSGYLACINQPILVVLGEAASSISKEGKQETPDERMADYLGCLPQGSGIKLPGRNVLPYESTVQFVEAIAPFIAGLKTGA; encoded by the coding sequence ATGGCAAACACAGTGAAAATTACAATATCTCCTACCCAATTTTACACTTGGCAAAATTATCGTTGTGCCTACGAAGTATATCAACCAGCTAACTCCACCAACGAGGGTCTACCTTTACTTTTAATTCATCCGATTGGTGTGGGATTATCGCGGCAATTTTGGCAAAGATTTCGCAGCCAATGGTATAGAAAAGGTGATCAAAATTCTATTTACAATCCTGACTTACTAGGATGTGGTGAAAGTGATATGCCCCATGTCGCTTATAATCCTCAAGATTGGGCAGAACAACTAGATTACTTCTTGCAAACAGTAGTCAAAAAATCTGTTGTGATTGTAGTACAAGGCGCTTTATTACCAGTGGCGATAGAGTTAGTGCAGAGACAATCAAATTTAATTGCTGGAATGATTTTAGCTGGTCCTCCAGCTTGGCCAGTGATTACGAAAAACTCATCAGCATTGCAGCAAAAAATAGCTTGGAATCTTTTTAATTCGCCTTTAGGTAATGCTTTTTATCGCTATGCGCGGACGAAAAAGTTTTTGCGTTCTTTCTCCATTCGGCAACTTTTTGGTTCAGAAAATGCTGTAGATAAAGAGTGGTTAGATATGTTAGTTGCGGGGGCGGAAAATCCTGAAAGTCGCCATGCCGTATTTTCGTTCTTAGCTGGGTTTTGGCGACAGGATTATAGTGGTTATCTGGCTTGTATTAATCAGCCGATATTGGTAGTTTTAGGAGAAGCCGCATCGAGTATTAGCAAAGAAGGTAAACAAGAAACACCCGATGAACGCATGGCTGATTATCTCGGCTGTTTACCTCAAGGTAGTGGAATTAAATTACCGGGACGCAACGTTTTACCCTATGAATCAACAGTACAATTTGTAGAGGCGATCGCACCATTCATCGCCGGACTGAAAACTGGAGCTTAA
- a CDS encoding SDR family oxidoreductase — translation MNIAIIGCGYVGCAAAQAWQQKMTFMVTATTTTPERVPTLQSVAQKVVVTQGNDREKLKSVLQNQDIVLLSIGAKGANVYAETYLNTAQTLVEILQDTPSVKQLIYTGSYSVYGNHNGALVDEETLATPSNDNGKILKATEDILLAASSEKLRVCILRLGGIYGPNRELIKIFSRVPGTTRPGNGEDVANWIHLDDIVGAIEFVRLNHLQGIYNLVDDANFTSRELLDSLMVKHNLAKVQWDHTAKTNRSYNVKVSNQKIKAAGYKLIQPQMIF, via the coding sequence ATGAACATTGCCATTATCGGTTGTGGTTACGTTGGCTGTGCAGCTGCTCAAGCTTGGCAGCAAAAAATGACTTTTATGGTCACAGCTACCACAACTACCCCTGAGCGTGTCCCCACTTTACAAAGTGTAGCCCAAAAAGTTGTAGTCACCCAAGGAAATGACCGAGAAAAACTAAAATCTGTATTGCAAAATCAAGATATTGTGTTGTTGAGTATTGGGGCAAAAGGGGCAAATGTATATGCAGAAACTTACCTCAATACGGCTCAAACCCTAGTTGAAATTCTCCAAGATACTCCTAGTGTTAAGCAACTAATATATACTGGAAGTTATTCAGTTTATGGCAACCACAACGGTGCTTTAGTAGATGAAGAAACCCTCGCTACACCAAGTAATGATAATGGAAAAATTCTCAAAGCAACTGAAGATATATTGCTAGCAGCATCTAGTGAAAAGCTCCGGGTTTGTATCTTAAGATTGGGGGGTATTTATGGCCCCAACAGGGAACTTATCAAAATATTTAGTAGAGTTCCTGGTACAACTCGTCCCGGTAATGGTGAAGATGTCGCTAATTGGATTCACCTTGATGATATTGTTGGGGCGATAGAATTTGTGCGTCTCAATCACTTGCAAGGTATTTATAATCTGGTAGATGATGCTAATTTTACCAGTCGAGAGTTACTTGATAGCTTGATGGTAAAACACAATTTAGCCAAAGTACAATGGGATCATACTGCCAAAACTAACCGCTCATATAATGTTAAAGTATCCAATCAAAAAATCAAAGCTGCTGGCTATAAATTAATTCAGCCCCAGATGATTTTTTAA
- a CDS encoding pentapeptide repeat-containing protein, producing the protein MSEMEQYYRILEIEAGATLEEVNQAYKDLVFIWHPDRIPQDNHRLQKKAQDKLKAINEARDKLRSLHGKQKNIYDYPTSQPKNPPQSTYKPPKTNPDLSGKDFSGSNLSNKDLSGRNLSYADLSGADLSDTFMHKVILRGANLSSANLFRANLLLADMREANLRSTNLIGADLSGADLRGADLTGARIRSGDRLLVKLIGANLAGAIMPDGAIHS; encoded by the coding sequence ATGAGCGAGATGGAGCAGTATTATAGAATTTTAGAAATAGAAGCTGGAGCAACACTTGAGGAAGTTAACCAAGCTTATAAAGATTTGGTTTTCATTTGGCATCCTGATCGCATTCCTCAAGATAATCACCGCTTACAAAAAAAAGCCCAAGACAAGCTCAAAGCCATTAATGAAGCTCGTGATAAATTGCGCTCTTTACATGGTAAGCAGAAAAACATTTATGATTATCCCACATCTCAACCAAAAAATCCCCCACAAAGTACCTACAAACCACCTAAGACTAACCCTGATTTGAGTGGTAAAGATTTCAGTGGCTCTAACTTAAGCAACAAAGATTTATCTGGCAGAAACTTGAGTTACGCTGACTTGAGTGGGGCTGATCTCAGTGATACTTTTATGCACAAAGTTATTCTGCGAGGTGCAAATTTATCGTCAGCCAATTTGTTTAGGGCTAACTTACTTTTAGCCGATATGAGAGAAGCCAACTTGCGCTCTACTAACTTGATTGGTGCAGACCTCAGTGGAGCCGACTTGCGTGGAGCCGATTTAACAGGAGCGCGGATTCGTTCAGGCGATCGCCTGCTGGTAAAATTGATTGGTGCTAACTTAGCTGGGGCAATTATGCCTGATGGTGCCATCCATAGTTAA
- a CDS encoding DUF4336 domain-containing protein: MEQQDFSWPFWFTLPLYPYGKRRTIRKEVIKDTIWTFDQMQGIFYVVVPIRMTVVKLNQGGLLVYAPVAPTPECIRLVKELVAEHGDVKYIILPTVSGLEHKVFVGPFARYFPTSEVFVTPNQWSFPLNLPLSWLGLPAKRTHVLPVDTKNTPFAEQFDYAILGPIELGPGRFAEVAFFHKRSHTLLVTDSVISVSADPPAIVQLDSYPLLFHAKDKASDIIADTEANRRKGWQRISLFALYFRPSVLEVVPWGKVLRAAIQAPNRSQKAYFGLFPFKWHSDWQRSFDIVRGEGRLFVAPILQTLILNRAPKETIHWAEKVTSWNFEWIIPCHFDSPIKAEPSQFRQAFSFLEKYPVTSAGLLSSNSYPLPEEDFQLLREIDQGLKRSGIVPPPKEKV, from the coding sequence ATGGAGCAGCAGGATTTTTCCTGGCCTTTCTGGTTTACATTGCCACTCTACCCCTATGGTAAACGACGGACAATCCGCAAAGAAGTAATTAAAGACACAATCTGGACTTTTGACCAAATGCAAGGGATTTTCTACGTTGTTGTGCCGATTCGCATGACAGTAGTTAAGCTCAATCAAGGTGGTCTTCTTGTATACGCTCCCGTTGCGCCCACTCCAGAATGTATCCGACTGGTTAAAGAGTTGGTAGCAGAACACGGAGATGTTAAGTATATTATTTTGCCAACTGTCTCCGGGCTAGAACACAAAGTTTTTGTTGGTCCGTTTGCCAGATATTTTCCCACATCAGAAGTTTTTGTGACTCCCAATCAATGGAGTTTTCCGTTAAATCTTCCTCTTAGCTGGTTGGGGTTACCTGCTAAACGGACTCATGTATTACCAGTAGATACCAAAAACACACCATTTGCTGAACAGTTTGACTATGCTATTCTCGGACCGATTGAGTTGGGGCCGGGGAGATTTGCGGAAGTGGCATTTTTCCACAAGCGATCGCACACTTTATTAGTAACAGACTCAGTAATTTCCGTATCAGCAGATCCACCAGCGATTGTGCAGTTAGATTCATATCCCTTGCTATTCCATGCTAAAGACAAGGCATCTGATATAATTGCCGATACTGAAGCCAATCGCCGTAAGGGATGGCAACGCATTTCGTTATTTGCTTTATATTTCCGTCCCAGTGTGTTAGAAGTAGTCCCATGGGGTAAAGTATTACGCGCTGCTATTCAAGCACCCAATCGCTCACAAAAAGCCTATTTTGGCTTATTTCCCTTTAAATGGCACTCAGACTGGCAGCGTTCATTCGATATAGTCAGAGGTGAGGGTCGTTTGTTTGTTGCACCAATTTTGCAGACACTCATTCTCAACCGCGCACCCAAAGAAACCATTCACTGGGCTGAGAAGGTGACGAGTTGGAATTTTGAGTGGATTATTCCTTGTCACTTCGATTCACCGATTAAAGCAGAACCGTCTCAATTTCGTCAAGCATTCTCCTTCCTGGAAAAGTATCCGGTTACCAGTGCGGGTTTGTTAAGTAGTAATAGCTATCCTTTACCAGAGGAGGATTTTCAACTACTTAGAGAAATTGATCAAGGTTTAAAAAGAAGTGGTATTGTGCCACCACCAAAGGAGAAAGTGTAG